In Primulina huaijiensis isolate GDHJ02 chromosome 4, ASM1229523v2, whole genome shotgun sequence, a genomic segment contains:
- the LOC140975669 gene encoding F-box/LRR-repeat protein At5g63520 — protein MVKRKEKTHSSKVSGGNIITEISDLGEDLLQKILSRLPAVSFASAACVSRSWSSVCNRILSFPKLSSAISFNRCLKDAVDEVVNKVFSEPIRPHFALASFAPYLHFVAAQELIKKKLSPTIPLIFTVSEGVIGRNVLTDELIEVQWRTHEEFENLGDESPNEELVNIGLQLTVGFLPGIKADIISLPVNHMSPRLHIDDFVMDIRHYSSAVSDSSSPAGIILFVDRGENIKPVLQVMEYAFPTDTVIVGNSECHILHKCSSRNGTTSTRQCSYSAAVALVFAKDKNKPVDVGEIQFDVILSSGISPIGTPYKAVAVKCNETSTMLTAKRLTHHEHLDGQAILNQIYDELGDRILDPVFYIGVTKKRRCSIGTEKVRWLHFLEFHEVRGGDEEYLFVDSDDIKTREPFRFYVSDPNAALSSCNKVSDALRHLKQDCNKRKVFGGIIFTCCGRGDSFFGQPVIDSSPFLENFPGVTFAGTYCAGEIARGKLSMYDHKDEEGASVRSCQHVYSAVYLVMSYTPAPQC, from the exons ATGGTGAAAAGGAAGGAGAAAACCCATTCATCAAAGGTAAGCGGAGGGAATATTATCACCGAAATCAGTGATTTAGGAGAAGATCTCTTGCAAAAAATCCTCAGCCGACTGCCGGCCGTATCCTTCGCATCTGCAGCTTGCGTTAGCCGCTCATGGAGCTCTGTCTGCAACAGGATACTGTCTTTTCCTAAGCTCTCTTCTGCCATCTCTTTCAACCGTTGCCTCAAG GATGCTGTGGATGAGGTTGTGAACAAGGTTTTCTCGGAACCAATTCGACCTCATTTTGCCCTGGCCTCTTTTGCCCCTTATTTGCACTTTGTAGCGGCTCAAGAGCTG attaaaaaaaaattgagtccCACAATTCCATTAATTTTCACTGTGTCTGAGGGAGTCATTGGAAGAAACGTGCTTACTGATGAGCTAATAGAG GTGCAATGGAGAACACATGAAGAGTTCGAAAACCTTGGAGATGAATCTCCAAATGAGGAGCTTGTGAACATAGGATTACAATTGACGGTTGGTTTTCTACCGGGAATAAAGGCCGATATAATTTCATTGCCGGTCAACCACATG TCACCAAGGCTTCAcattgatgattttgtgatggATATCAGACATTATTCATCAGCTGTTTCGGATTCTTCATCTCCTGCTGGAATCATACTATTTGTT GATCGTGGAGAAAACATCAAACCTGTCCTACAAGTGATGG AGTACGCCTTCCCAACAGACACTGTCATTGTAGGGAATTCCGAATGTCATATCTTACACAAATGTTCAAGCAGAAATGGTACCACGTCAACAAGACAATGTTCTTATAGTGCTGCAGTTGCACTAGTATTTGCAAAGGATAAGAACAAACCAGTAG ATGTTGGTGAAATacaatttgatgtcattttATCAAGCGGCATATCACCAATCGGTACTCCATACAAGGCGGTTGCTGTTAAATGTAATGAAACGTCAACAATGCTCACTGCAAAGAGGCTAACACATCATGAACATCTCGATGGTCAAGcgattttgaatcaaatttatGATGAG CTTGGAGATCGCATTCTGGATCCTGTTTTCTACATTGGAGTCACTAAGAAAAGAAGATGTTCAATTGGGACGGAGAAAGTTAGATGGCTGCATTTTCTGGAATTTCACGAAGTTAGGGG AGGAGATGAAGAGTACCTATTCGTCGATTCCGATGACATTAAAACTAGAGAGCCCTTTCGTTTTTATGTCTCAGATCCCAACGCCGCTTTATCATCTTGCAATAAAGTCTCCGATGCCCTCAGGCATTTGAAACAAGATTGTAACAAAAGAAAAGTTTTTGGTGGCATCATCTTCACCTGCTGTGGTCGTGGTGACTCGTTCTTTGGGCAACCAGTTATTGATAGCTCCCCATTTTTGGAAAACTTTCCTGGTGTTACTTTTGCTGGAACTTACTGTGCTGGGGAAATAGCACGTGGGAAGTTGAGTATGTATGATCATAAAGATGAAGAAGGCGCTTCTGTTCGGAGCTGTCAACATGTTTACAGTGCTGTTTACCTAGTTATGTCATATACTCCAGCTCCACAGTGTTAG
- the LOC140975672 gene encoding SUMO-activating enzyme subunit 1B-1-like isoform X2, translating into MDGEELTEQETALYDRQIRVWGADAQRRLSKSHILVSGLEGSVIEFCKNIVLAGVGSVTINDDRLVTEELLTANFLIPLDESRYSGRSLAELCCESLKDFNPMVRVSVEKGDLSSFGVDFFCKFDALVINCCSLATKKSVNEKCRKSLKRVAFYTVDCRDTCAEIFVDLQNYSYLKEAIFVPWESLPKRVSKLYLAMRVIEKFEELEGRSPGETSTTDLLDVQKLKREICEANSVSESLIPDSLLVRLLKGKTEFPPVCAIIGGILGQEVIKAISGKGDPLKNFFFFDAMDGKGLIEDISKVKTEG; encoded by the exons ATGGACGGAGAAGAACTGACGGAGCAAGAAACTGCCCTATATGATCGCCAAATTCGTGTCTGGGGCGCCGATGCTCAGCGAAG ACTAAGCAAGTCTCACATACTCGTCAGTGGACTTGAAGGCAGTGTTATTGAG TTTTGCAAGAATATTGTGTTAGCTGGAGTAGGCAGTGTGACTATAAATGATGATCGTTTAGTGACTGAGGAGTTGTTGACAGCCAACTTTTTGATTCCTCTGGACGAGAGCAGGTACTCTGGGAGATCTCTTGCTGAGCTCTGTTGCGAGTCCTTGAAAGATTTTAATCCCATGGTTAGAGTTTCTGTTGAAAAAG GTGACTTGTCTAGCTTCGGTGTTGATTTCTTTTGCAAGTTTGACGCATTAGTTATAAATTGTTGCTCTCTAGCAACAAAG AAATCTGTTAATGAGAAGTGCCGCAAATCATTAAAACGAGTTGCCTTTTATACAGTGGATTGTAGAGACACGTGTGCTGAAATATTTGTTGATTTGCAGAATTACTCGTACTTGAAG GAAGCTATTTTTGTCCCATGGGAATCACTTCCAAAGAGGGTTTCTAAGTTGTACCTAGCCATGAGAG TGATAGAAAAGTTTGAAGAGCTTGAAGGCCGCAGTCCGGGGGAAACATCAACCACTGACTTACTCGATGTCCAAAAGTTAAAGAGGGAAATTTGTGAGGCAAAT TCAGTGAGTGAGTCGCTGATACCTGATTCCCTCCTGGTGAGATTGTTGAAAGGTAAAACAGAATTCCCGCCTGTTTGTGCCATCATTGGTGGAATCCTTGGGCAG GAAGTTATTAAAGCCATATCAGGCAAAGGTGATCCActaaaaaatttcttctttttcgATGCAATGGATGGTAAAGGTTTAATCGAAGATATATCCAAGGTGAAAACTGAAGGATGA
- the LOC140975672 gene encoding SUMO-activating enzyme subunit 1B-1-like isoform X3, which produces MDGEELTEQETALYDRQIRVWGADAQRRLSKSHILVSGLEGSVIEFCKNIVLAGVGSVTINDDRLVTEELLTANFLIPLDESRYSGRSLAELCCESLKDFNPMVRVSVEKGDLSSFGVDFFCKFDALVINCCSLATKKSVNEKCRKSLKRVAFYTVDCRDTCAEIFVDLQNYSYLKEKGDEKFECHVEYPSFEFEELEGRSPGETSTTDLLDVQKLKREICEANSVSESLIPDSLLVRLLKGKTEFPPVCAIIGGILGQEVIKAISGKGDPLKNFFFFDAMDGKGLIEDISKVKTEG; this is translated from the exons ATGGACGGAGAAGAACTGACGGAGCAAGAAACTGCCCTATATGATCGCCAAATTCGTGTCTGGGGCGCCGATGCTCAGCGAAG ACTAAGCAAGTCTCACATACTCGTCAGTGGACTTGAAGGCAGTGTTATTGAG TTTTGCAAGAATATTGTGTTAGCTGGAGTAGGCAGTGTGACTATAAATGATGATCGTTTAGTGACTGAGGAGTTGTTGACAGCCAACTTTTTGATTCCTCTGGACGAGAGCAGGTACTCTGGGAGATCTCTTGCTGAGCTCTGTTGCGAGTCCTTGAAAGATTTTAATCCCATGGTTAGAGTTTCTGTTGAAAAAG GTGACTTGTCTAGCTTCGGTGTTGATTTCTTTTGCAAGTTTGACGCATTAGTTATAAATTGTTGCTCTCTAGCAACAAAG AAATCTGTTAATGAGAAGTGCCGCAAATCATTAAAACGAGTTGCCTTTTATACAGTGGATTGTAGAGACACGTGTGCTGAAATATTTGTTGATTTGCAGAATTACTCGTACTTGAAG GAAAAAGGTGATGAGAAGTTTGAATGCCATGTAGAGTATCCTAGTTTTGAG TTTGAAGAGCTTGAAGGCCGCAGTCCGGGGGAAACATCAACCACTGACTTACTCGATGTCCAAAAGTTAAAGAGGGAAATTTGTGAGGCAAAT TCAGTGAGTGAGTCGCTGATACCTGATTCCCTCCTGGTGAGATTGTTGAAAGGTAAAACAGAATTCCCGCCTGTTTGTGCCATCATTGGTGGAATCCTTGGGCAG GAAGTTATTAAAGCCATATCAGGCAAAGGTGATCCActaaaaaatttcttctttttcgATGCAATGGATGGTAAAGGTTTAATCGAAGATATATCCAAGGTGAAAACTGAAGGATGA
- the LOC140975672 gene encoding SUMO-activating enzyme subunit 1B-1-like isoform X4: protein MDGEELTEQETALYDRQIRVWGADAQRRLSKSHILVSGLEGSVIEFCKNIVLAGVGSVTINDDRLVTEELLTANFLIPLDESRYSGRSLAELCCESLKDFNPMVRVSVEKGDLSSFGVDFFCKFDALVINCCSLATKEAIFVPWESLPKRVSKLYLAMRVIEKFEELEGRSPGETSTTDLLDVQKLKREICEANSVSESLIPDSLLVRLLKGKTEFPPVCAIIGGILGQEVIKAISGKGDPLKNFFFFDAMDGKGLIEDISKVKTEG from the exons ATGGACGGAGAAGAACTGACGGAGCAAGAAACTGCCCTATATGATCGCCAAATTCGTGTCTGGGGCGCCGATGCTCAGCGAAG ACTAAGCAAGTCTCACATACTCGTCAGTGGACTTGAAGGCAGTGTTATTGAG TTTTGCAAGAATATTGTGTTAGCTGGAGTAGGCAGTGTGACTATAAATGATGATCGTTTAGTGACTGAGGAGTTGTTGACAGCCAACTTTTTGATTCCTCTGGACGAGAGCAGGTACTCTGGGAGATCTCTTGCTGAGCTCTGTTGCGAGTCCTTGAAAGATTTTAATCCCATGGTTAGAGTTTCTGTTGAAAAAG GTGACTTGTCTAGCTTCGGTGTTGATTTCTTTTGCAAGTTTGACGCATTAGTTATAAATTGTTGCTCTCTAGCAACAAAG GAAGCTATTTTTGTCCCATGGGAATCACTTCCAAAGAGGGTTTCTAAGTTGTACCTAGCCATGAGAG TGATAGAAAAGTTTGAAGAGCTTGAAGGCCGCAGTCCGGGGGAAACATCAACCACTGACTTACTCGATGTCCAAAAGTTAAAGAGGGAAATTTGTGAGGCAAAT TCAGTGAGTGAGTCGCTGATACCTGATTCCCTCCTGGTGAGATTGTTGAAAGGTAAAACAGAATTCCCGCCTGTTTGTGCCATCATTGGTGGAATCCTTGGGCAG GAAGTTATTAAAGCCATATCAGGCAAAGGTGATCCActaaaaaatttcttctttttcgATGCAATGGATGGTAAAGGTTTAATCGAAGATATATCCAAGGTGAAAACTGAAGGATGA
- the LOC140975672 gene encoding SUMO-activating enzyme subunit 1B-1-like isoform X1 — MDGEELTEQETALYDRQIRVWGADAQRRLSKSHILVSGLEGSVIEFCKNIVLAGVGSVTINDDRLVTEELLTANFLIPLDESRYSGRSLAELCCESLKDFNPMVRVSVEKGDLSSFGVDFFCKFDALVINCCSLATKKSVNEKCRKSLKRVAFYTVDCRDTCAEIFVDLQNYSYLKEKGDEKFECHVEYPSFEEAIFVPWESLPKRVSKLYLAMRVIEKFEELEGRSPGETSTTDLLDVQKLKREICEANSVSESLIPDSLLVRLLKGKTEFPPVCAIIGGILGQEVIKAISGKGDPLKNFFFFDAMDGKGLIEDISKVKTEG, encoded by the exons ATGGACGGAGAAGAACTGACGGAGCAAGAAACTGCCCTATATGATCGCCAAATTCGTGTCTGGGGCGCCGATGCTCAGCGAAG ACTAAGCAAGTCTCACATACTCGTCAGTGGACTTGAAGGCAGTGTTATTGAG TTTTGCAAGAATATTGTGTTAGCTGGAGTAGGCAGTGTGACTATAAATGATGATCGTTTAGTGACTGAGGAGTTGTTGACAGCCAACTTTTTGATTCCTCTGGACGAGAGCAGGTACTCTGGGAGATCTCTTGCTGAGCTCTGTTGCGAGTCCTTGAAAGATTTTAATCCCATGGTTAGAGTTTCTGTTGAAAAAG GTGACTTGTCTAGCTTCGGTGTTGATTTCTTTTGCAAGTTTGACGCATTAGTTATAAATTGTTGCTCTCTAGCAACAAAG AAATCTGTTAATGAGAAGTGCCGCAAATCATTAAAACGAGTTGCCTTTTATACAGTGGATTGTAGAGACACGTGTGCTGAAATATTTGTTGATTTGCAGAATTACTCGTACTTGAAG GAAAAAGGTGATGAGAAGTTTGAATGCCATGTAGAGTATCCTAGTTTTGAG GAAGCTATTTTTGTCCCATGGGAATCACTTCCAAAGAGGGTTTCTAAGTTGTACCTAGCCATGAGAG TGATAGAAAAGTTTGAAGAGCTTGAAGGCCGCAGTCCGGGGGAAACATCAACCACTGACTTACTCGATGTCCAAAAGTTAAAGAGGGAAATTTGTGAGGCAAAT TCAGTGAGTGAGTCGCTGATACCTGATTCCCTCCTGGTGAGATTGTTGAAAGGTAAAACAGAATTCCCGCCTGTTTGTGCCATCATTGGTGGAATCCTTGGGCAG GAAGTTATTAAAGCCATATCAGGCAAAGGTGATCCActaaaaaatttcttctttttcgATGCAATGGATGGTAAAGGTTTAATCGAAGATATATCCAAGGTGAAAACTGAAGGATGA